A window of Solanum stenotomum isolate F172 chromosome 3, ASM1918654v1, whole genome shotgun sequence contains these coding sequences:
- the LOC125858858 gene encoding agamous-like MADS-box protein AGL29 produces MKLIESKEAQNVTFSKRKKGLFKKEDKYSTLTGADVGLFSPSGKPYSYGSTSIDEITDKSFDLNLDDRQGEGDHADVGKSNVFEAFEELRKEIQTLDKKQKEHPHSDILLHKYMLEYMSIKSRLDKIKKDKKGKFVHEPEKEES; encoded by the coding sequence ATGAAGTTGATTGAGTCTAAGGAAGCACAAAATGTTACTttctcaaaaaggaaaaaaggattGTTCAAGAAAGAGGATAAGTATTCAACTCTGACCGGAGCAGATGTTGGTCTCTTTTCACCAAGTGGAAAACCATATTCCTATGGCTCTACGAGTATAGATGAAATAACTGATAAATCTTTTGATTTAAATCTTGATGATCGCCAAGGTGAAGGTGATCATGCCGATGTCGGCAAATCAAATGTCTTTGAGGCATTTGAAGAACTTCGTAAAGAAATACAAACATTGGACAAGAAACAAAAAGAGCATCCTCACTCAGACATATTGTTACACAAATACATGTTGGAGTACATGTCAATCAAATCGCGATTAGACAAAATTAAAAAGGACAAAAAAGGTAAATTTGTCCATGAGCCTGAAAAGGAGGAGAGTTGA